AGATCGTAGCCGTCCTTGGTGCCGTCACGGTCCATGCTGGTGAGCAGGATCTCGCCGGCGCCCAGCTCTTCCATGCGCTGCGCCCACTCGATGGCGTCGATGCCGGTCGGGTTGCGGCCGCCGTGGGTGTAGACCTCCCAGCCGCCATTGGCGCGGGAGCGGGCGTCGATGGCAACCACGGTGCACTGCGAGCCGAACCGCTCCGCCGCCTCGTTCACGAACTCGGGACGGTGCACCGCCGCGGTGTTGATGGAGACCTTGTCGGCACCTGCGTTGAGCAGGCGCCGGATGTCGTCGACGGTGCGGACGCCGCCGCCGACGGTGAGCGGCATGAACACGCGCTCCGCTGTCCTGCGCACCACGTCGATGATGATGTCGCGCTCGTCGGAGGAAGCGGTGATGTCGAGGAAGGTCAACTCGTCGGCGCCCTGCTGGTCGTACAGCTCGGCGATCTCGACCGGGTCGCCCGCGTCGCGCAGGCCCAGAAACTGGACCCCCTTAACTACACGACCACCTTTTACGTCCAGGCAGGGGATGATTCTTTTTGTAAGCATCTTAAAACTCCAGCTTTGTTTTAGCGCTGCTTCTTGGTCAGTGCGATGGCTTCGGCGAGGTTGATGGCGCCGGAGTAGATGGCCTTGCCGGTGATGACGCCGGTGACACCGGAGGACTCGATCGCGATCAGGTTCTCGATGTCCTTCAGCGACGAGAGGCCGCCGGAAGCGATCACCGGGATGTTGATGGCTTCGGCCAGCGCCTTGGTCGCCTCGATGTTCGGCCCCTGCATCATGCCGTCGCGGCTGATGTCGGTGTAGATGATGGCGGAGACGCCGTCACCCTCGAACTGCCTGGCGAGCTCGGTGGCCGTGATGCCGGTCACCTCGGCCCAACCCTGGACCGCGACCATGCCGTTCTTGGCGTCGATGCCGACCACGATCTTGCCGGGGAACTTGGCGCAGGCTTCCTTCACGAAAGCAGGATTTCTCTGCGCGGCGGTGCCGATGATGACGCGGCCGATGCCGAGGGAGAGATAGGCTTCGATGGTGGCGATGTCGCGGATGCCGCCGCCGAGCTGGGTCGGGATGGTGACGGATTTCACGATGGACTCGATGGCGGAGCGGTTCTTCGGCTCGCCGGCGAAGGCGCCGTCCAGGTCGACGATGTGCAGGATCTCGCCGCCCTGGCGCTGCCACTCGGCCGCCTGTGCGCCCGGATCATCGTTGAAAACCGTGTCCTTCTCCATCAGCCCCTGCTCAAGGCGGACGCAGCAGCCATTCTTCAGATCTATTGCCGGAATAATGATCATTTCAATTCCTCATCGATATTTCAATTCTCACCCCTGTCAAACCCCCTCCCCCTCCGGGGGAGGGTGGCCGGAGGCCGAGTGAGGGATTTGCCATGGAGCGACATTATTGCAGATTGCATTGCCCTCACCCCCGCCCCTCTCCCGGAGGGCGAGGGGAGACAAACTACCCGGGCGAAGGCTAGTTCATTGCCGCGAAGTTCTTGAGCATGGCGAGCCCCTTGTCCTGGGACTTCTCCGGGTGGAACTGGGCGGCTACGACGTTGTCGCGCCAGATGGCGGCGCAGAAGTCGATGCCGTAGTTGGTGGTCGCCGCCACCACGCTCTCGTCGTTCGGCTTCACGTAGTAGGAGTGCACGAAGTAGACGTTGGAGCCGTTGTCGACGCCGTTGAACAGCGGCGAGGGGCGCTTGATGTCGAGTTGGTTCCAGCCCATGTGCGGCACCTTCAGTTCCTCACCCGCCTGCTCCATCCCTTCCGGGAAACGGAGCACCTTGCCGGGGATGATATCCAGCCCCTTGTGGATGCCGAATTCCTCACTCTCGGTGAAGAGGAGCTGCAGGCCGAGGCATATGCCGAGGAAGGGTTTGCCTTCCTTGATCACCTTAAGGATCGGCTCGACGAAGCCCCCCTCCTCCAGGTTCCTGATGCAGTCGCGGAAGGCCCCGACGCCCGGGAGCACGACGCGCTCGGCGTCCAGAAGCACCTTCGAGTCCGTGGTGACCACAGCCTCGTAGCCAACCTTCTCGAACCCTTTCTGCACGGAGCGCAGATTGCCCATGCCGTAATCTATGATCGCGATCATCTATCTATCCTTCCGGCACGTTGCAGTGCCTGTCACTTGCTACCAGTTTTTGTTGCTAGGGCGAGATTTGAGGAGATGCCAGCGCCCTCATCCGCCCCTTCGGGGCACCTTCCCCCGGCGGGGGAAGGGATGGACTCTCCCCCTCGCCCTCCGGGAGAGGGCTGGGGTGAGGGCCGCCTTTACAGCTTGCCCTTGGTGGACATAACCCCTTCGATTCGGGAATCCATCTGGGTCGCCATGTCCAGCGCGCGGGCGGCGGCCTTGAAGCAGGCTTCCAGGATGTGGTGCACGTTGTCGCCGTACATGACGTTGATGTGGAGGTTCGCGCCGCAGTGGTTCACGAAGCCCTGGAAGAACTCGCGCACCAGCTCGACGTCGAAATCGCCGATCTTCACCTTGGGGAGCTGAACGTTGTAGACCAGGTAAGGACGACCGGAGAGGTCGGTAGCGACGCTGGCAAGGGTCTCGTCCATCGGCACGGTGGCCTGGCCGTAGCGGCGGATGCCGCACTTGTCGCCCAGCGCTTCCTTGAAGGCCGAACCGAGCACGATGCCGATGTCCTCGACGGTGTGATGGAAGTCAATGTCGATGTCGCCGTGCGCTTCAACCTTGAGGTTGAAGAGGCCGTGCCTGGCGAAAAGGTCCAGCATGTGGTCCAGGAAAGGAACCGAGGTGCAGACCTGCGCCTCGCCTTTGCCGTCGATTTCGAGGGAGAGCTTGATCTGCGTCTCCTTGGTGATGCGTTCGATGTTTGCCGACCGGGCCATGCTGCCTCCTTGAATTAGATGATCAAAGCCGCAATGAATTCCAAACTAGCTGTCGAGCCTGAAGCTGACCGACTTGCCGTGGGCCTCCAGCCCTTCCAGCGTTGCGATCCGGACGATGTCCTTGCCGACCCGCTGCAGGCCGCCCTTGGTGAAATAGATGAGGGAGCTTTTCTTGACGAAGTCATCCACCGAGAGGGGCGAGAAGAAGCGTGCCGTGCCGCCGGTCGGAAGGGTGTGGTTGGGGCCGGCCAGGTAGTCGCCGGAGGCCTCGGGGGTGTAGTGCCCCATGAAGATTGCGCCGGCATTGGTGATAAGCGGCATGATCTCGAAAGGGTTCTCCACGGCAAGTTCCAGGTGCTCCGGGGCGATGCGATTGGAGAAGGCAATGGCCTCTTCCAGGTTGCCGGCAACGATGATGACCCCGAAGGATTCCCAGGACTTGCGGGCGATCGCTTCGCGGGACAGTTCCTTCAATTGGCGCTCTACTTCCGCCGCCGCCTTCTCACCGAAGCCACGGTCGGTGGTGATCAGGACAGAGGAGGCGAGTTCGTCGTGCTCGGCCTGGGACAGAAGGTCGGCCGCGATGTGGGTCGGATTGCCGCTGCCGTCGTTGATGACCAGGATCTCGCTCGGGCCGGCGATCATGTCGATGCCGACCTGGCCGAAAACCAGCTTCTTCGCGGTGGCGACGTAGATGTTGCCCGGGCCGGTGATCTTGTCGACCCTGGGGACGGTGGCGGTGCCGTAGGCGAGTGCAGCGACGGCCTGAGCGCCGCCGATGCGGAAGACGCGGTCCACGCCGGCAAGCTTGGCAGCGACCAGCACGTGTGCGTTGGTTTCGCCGCCCGGAGTGGGGACGACCATGATGATCTCGCCGACGCCGGCAACCTTGGCGGGAACGGCGTTCATGATGACGCTGGAGGGATAGCAGGCCTTGCCGCCGGGGACGTAGATGCCCACTTTGGCGAGCGGTGTCACCTTCTGCCCCAGCATGATGTCGGCTTCCTCAGTGGAAAGCCAAGTCTGCTGCTTCTGCTTCTCGTGGTAGCGGGCGACGCGCTCGACGGCGAGCTTCAGCGCCGCGAGGTCCTTCTCGTCCACTTGGGCGAACGCCTTGGCGAACTCTTCCTCGGTGATCTCTAGCCCAGCCGCGTCGCACTCGACCCGGTCAAAACGGCGGGTGTACTCAAGGAGCGCCTCGTCGCCGCGCTTGCGCACATCCGAGATGATGCCCAGCACCACCTCTTCGACCTCGCGCCCCGACTCCTCGCCACGTTCAACAATGGCATCGAACTTCGCCTGAAAATCTGCTTCCCTGATGTCGAGGAACTGCATCTTTAAACCTCGCGAATGGTGGCAATAAATTTTATATAGTCTGGCATTTACCCCCCTTTGCGAAGGGGGGACAGGGGGGATTTAGCCCAGGTGGCCACGGCATCCTGGCTGCAACGAAGTCAAATCCCCCTTTGCAAAAGGGGAAGCTGGATTGAGCTTGGAGAAGGTTGGCGAACCCTCCGCACCTATTTTCTTATATATGCTGCTCCAGCCCTTCGATGATCTTGGAGATGCGCTCGTGCTTGGTCTTGAGGCTCGCCCGGTTGACGATCAGGCGGCAGGTGATCTCGGCGATGGTCTCAATCTCGGCCAAGCCGTTTTGCTTCAGCGTCTCGCCGGTGGAAACAAGGTCAACGATGCGCTCGGAGAGGCCGACCAGCGGGGCCAACTCGATAGAGCCGTAGAGCTTGATCAGCTCGACCTGCACGCCCTTGGCCGCGAAATACTTCTCGGTGACGTTGGGGTACTTGGTGGCGATTCTGATGTTGTTCCAGGCGGCAGGATCGTCCTTGCTGGAGAGCTCGACCGGCTCGGCGACCATCAGGCGGCAGTAGCCGAACTTCAGGTCGAGCGGTTCATAGAGATCCTTCTCCGCCTCCATCAGGGTGTCCTTGCCGACGATGCCGAGGTCGGCGCAGCCGTACTCCACGTAGGTGGGGACGTCGGTGGCGCGCACGATCATGTAGCGCATCTTCTGCTCGTGGTTCTCGAAGACCAGCTTGCGGGTGTCGGAGAGGAGCTCTTCACAGTCGATGCCGATCTTCTTGAACAGGGCAACGGAGTCCTGCAGGATGCGGCCTTTCGGGATGGCGATGGTGACGTAGTCGGTCATTTTAAAAACTCCGTGGGAGCATGGCATTTGTCGGACCCGGGGAATCCGCCGGGGGTAAAGCTGGGGGGCACAACATCAGCGTGTTGTGCCCCCCCGGTAATTGCTACGGCGCGTCAACATCCGGGACGCGGACGATATCCGCGCCGAGGCCGGCGAGCTTCTTCTCGATATTCTCGTAACCGCGGTCCAGGTGATAGATCCTTGAGATCTCGCTGGTGTTGTCGGCGGCGAGGGCGGCGAGGATCAGGGAGGCGGAGGCCCTGAGGTCGGTGGCCATGACCGGCGCGCCGGAGAGCTTCTTGACGCCCTTCACGGTGGCGCTGTTCCCCTCGCAGATGATGTCCGCGCCGAAACGCAGCAGCTCCGAGACGTGCATGAAGCGGTTCTCGAAGATGTTCTCGGAGATCACGCTGGCACCTTCCGCGATGCACATGAGGGCCATGAACTGGGCCTGCATGTCGGTCGGGAAGCCCGGGTAGGGACGGGTCTTGATGTTGACGTTGCGGATTTTCTTGGGCCCCTTGACGCGGACCACGTTGTCCTTGTTGATGATCTCCACGCCGGCGTCCTGCAGCTTGAAGGTCAGCGCGTCCAGGTGCTCCAGGCGCATGTTCTTGATCTTGACGTCGCCGCCGGTGATGGCGGAGGCGATCATGAAGGTCCCGGCCTCGATGCGGTCCGGCATCACGGCGTGCTCGGCTGCCGTCAACTGCTCTACCCCCTTGATGCGGATAGTGTCGGTGCCGGCGCCCTCGATGTTGGCGCCCATCTTGGTAAGGATGTCGGCAAGGTCGACGATCTCCGGCTCGCGGGCCGCGTTTTCGAGGATGGTCTCACCCTGCGCGGTGGCTGCCGCCATGAGGAGCTGTTCGGTGCCGCCGACGGTGGAGATGTCGAAGTTGATGCGGGCGCCTTTCAGTTTCTTGGCTTTCGCCTCGACATAGCCGTGCTCCAGGGTGATCTCGGCGCCCAGCGCGGCAAGGCCTTTGAGGTGCAGGTTGATGGGACGTGCGCCGATGGCGCAGCCGCCGGGGAGCGATACGCGGGCCTGGCCGAAGCGGGCCAAAAGCGGGCCGAGAACCAGGACCGACGCGCGCATGGTGCGCACCAGGTCGTAAGTCGCTTCCCAGCTGTTCAGGTCGGTGGTGTCGATCTTGACCACGTTGCCGCGGCCGTCGACCCTGGCGCCCAGTTTTTCCAGCACCTTGATGGTGGTGTTGATGTCCCTCAGGAAGGGAACGTTACTGATGGTGTGGCACCCGGGTGCCAGAATGGTCGAGATGAATATGGGGAGGGCGGCGTTCTTCGACCCGCTGACGGTCACTTCTCCGGAGAGTTTGTTGCCACCTTTGATTACCAGTTTTTCCACTGTTACCTCTGTGCTCTTTTCTTTTGTTCAAGGCCCCGAGGGGCGGAAGGAAATGTTCAGGCGGTCAGCCTGCCGCCGACCACGCGCTCGATGCCTGCGGGATCGGTTTGGGTGAAGGCTTCTCCGGCGAAACCGCCGGCCTTCAAAAGCCCCAGCACCTGGGGTGCCTGTCCGGCTCCGACCTCGAAGATCAGCCAGCCGCCGGGGTTCAGATAGCCGGGCGCGTCGCCCACGATCCGCCGGTAGAAGTCGAGACCATCGGCCCCGCCGTCGAGCGCGCCCATCGGTTCGAAGCCGCGCACTTCGGCCTGCAACGTGGCCAGTTCGGAATTGGGAATATAGGGCGGGTTGGATACTACCATGTCGAAGCGTCGTCCCGCAAACGGTTCGAACAGGGAGCCCTGGAAAAATTGCACGGCGGCCTCGTTACGGTCGGCGTTACCGCGTGCCACCTCGAGGGCTTCCGCGGAAACGTCCACGGTGCAGACCTCGGCCTGCGGCATGGACTTGGCAAGCGCAATCGCCACGCAACCGCTACCGGTGCCGATATCGAGGATGCTGTTCGCGGCAGTAGCCCGGTTAATCGCCTCGGTCACCAGCACCTCGGTATCGTGGCGCGGGATCAGGACCGCCGGGGTGACTCGGAACTCGAGCCCCATGAATTCCTGGGTACCCAGGATGTACTGCAGCGGCTCGCGCTTGCCGCGCCGCGCCACCATGGTGCGGTAGGCGGCCAGCTCGGCGTCGGAAAGAGGCTTGTCGAAGTTCAGGTAGAGCCCGACCCGGTCCAGGGAGAGCGCCTCGCACAGCATCCACTCCGCTTCGAGACGCGGGTTTTCCACGCCTTTCTCGGCAAGGTAGCCTTTGGTCCAATTGAGAACCTTGAGGACATCCCATTTTTCGGGGGTGGTGGTCATGTCAAAATACCTGGGCGCTGTGGATGCGATGCCGTGGTGACCACGGCGCCGGGCAGCGGGATTACATACCTTCGCTTTGAGCCTGCAGGGCTTCCATCTGGTAGTGGGCGCGCAGGGCGTCGGCGATTTCGGCGATGTCGCCGGCCATGATGGAATCGAGGCGATACAGCGTGAGCCCGATGCGGTGATCGGTCATGCGCCCCTGCGGGAAGTTGTAGGTCCTGATACGCTCGCTGCGGTCGCCGCTGCCCACCTGGCTCTTCCTGTCGGCGGCCATCTTGGCGTTCTGCTCCATCACGATATTGTCCAGGATCCTGGACTTCAAGACCTTCATCGCTTTCGCGCGGTTCTTGATCTGGCTGCGCTCTTCCTGGCAGGCAACGACAGTGCCGGTCGGGAGGTGGGTGATCCTGACCGCGGAGTCGGTGGTGTTGACGTGCTGGCCACCCGCGCCGGAGGAACGATACACGTCGATCTTCAGGTCGGCCGGGTTGATGTCGATGTCGACGTCCTCGGCCTCGGGCATGACCGCCACGGTGCAGGCGGAGGTATGGATACGACCCTGCGCCTCGGTCTCGGGAACGCGCTGTACGCGATGGGTGCCGGACTCGTACTTCAGCTTCGCGAAGACGCCGTCGCCCTCGACCAGGGCGATCACCTCTTTGAAGCCGCCGCGCTCGGATTCGGAGGCGGAGATCACCTCAACCTTCCAGCGGTTCGTCTCGGCGAAGCGGCTGTACATGCGGAACAGGTCGCCCGCGAAGAGGGCGGACTCGTCGCCGCCGGTGCCAGCACGGATCTCGAGCACGACGCTCTTGTCGTCGTTGGGGTCCTTGGGGAGCAAGAGCAGTTGGATCTCGCTTTCCAGCTGCTCGCGGCGCTCCTCCAGGGTTTCGAGCTCGGCCTGGGCCATCTCGCGCATCTCCTGGTCCGGCTCCTTCAGGAGCTCCTGGTTGCCTTCGATGTCGGAGAGCACCTTTTTGTACTCGCGGTAGGCCGCGATCAGCTCGGACAGACCGGCGTGCTCCTTGGAGAGCTTCCGGAACTCCACCTGGTTCGCGAGCACCTCCGGATCGGAGAGGAGCGATTCCAGCTCGCCGAAACGGGTTTCAAGATCTGCTATTTTGTCGAACATGGACATGCGATATTCCTCAACAGGCCAACGGCCTCATTTTAATTAGTCACCCCCCCTTGCGGGAGAAGTTCATTTACACGACGAGCCGATCGTCCTTGAAGCCGTCGTTCAGTTCGAGGGCCACCTGCATCGACTTGATGGCGACTTCGATCTGGGAATCGTCGGGCTCGCGGGTGGTCAGCCGCTGCAGGGCGAGACCCGGGGCGATCACCATTCTCACCAGCGCGTGGTTGTCGTGCTTCGCCGTCCACTTGAGGACCTCGTAGGAAAGCCCGGCGATCATCGGCAGCAGGATCACCCTGGACCCGGCCTTGAAGTAGAAGGGCCACAGCTTCGGGATCAGGGAGAACACCACGATGCTCACCAGCATGACGATCAAGAGGAAGCTGGTGCCGCAACGCGGGTGCAGGCAGCTGTACTTCCTCACGTTGTCGACGGTGAGCTCCTCGCCCGCCTCGAAGGTGAAAATCGACTTGTGCTCGGCGCCGTGGTACTGGAACACCCGCTGGATGTCCTTCATGCGCGAGATGCCGATGATGTAGATCAGGAACACCGCGACCCGGATCACGCCGTCAACCAGGTTGAAAACGATGTTGGAGTCGCCGATGATCGGGACGAGCAGCTTGGTCAGGTAGAGCGGCAGGATGAAGAAGAGCAGGATGCCGAAGCCGAAGGCCGCGGCCATGGTGCCGGCGATGGCCCAGCTGTTGACCTCTTCCTTCTCCTCGTCCTCTGCGAGCGCCTCGTTGGCGGAGAAGTTGAGCGCCTTGATGCCGATGATGAGCGACGAGAAGAGCGCCACCGCTCCACGGACGATGGGGAGCTTGGTGATGGGGAAACGCTCGGAAAGCGGGATCACCGTCTCGCTCTTAACCGAGATGTCGCCGTCGGGCCTTCTCACCGCGATGGCCATCGAGCGCGGAGCCCGCATCATGACACCTTCCAGAACCGCCTGTCCGCCTATGTTTATCTTTGACACGTATTACCTCGTAAAACCCTTAGCCACGGAGACACTGAGAAAATCTGAGAAACCGGAATGGGTGGGCCTACATCTCCCGGAAGAATTCCCTGACATCGGCCATCTTGCCGCAGCACATGGCACCTTCGGGGCAGGGGCCGGCAAGACATCCGGGGCCGGCCTTGTCGAAAACGGTGGGCGCCACAGGCTTCACGAGACGGAGCATCTCGATGGCCATGGCGCGGATCTCCCACTGGGCCCGCTCGCAGCAGCGCACGGCAAAGAAGTGCAGAAGCTCCCGGGCGTTCATGGTGATGATGATCTTGGTTTCGGTGGCATTAGGGAGCAGGTAGCGCGCATCCTCGGCCGGAACACCCGCCTCGACCAGGGCGGCATAGGCCGCGTGCAGCGAGGCGACCTGGGCCTCGAAGAGCTCCAGGTGCTTGGGATTGTCCGCGATGGACTGCGGCGTAACCACCGCGAAGCGCTCCTTGTGCGAAACGTAGCGTTGGGACTGCTGGGAGAAAGAGGCGACCCGGTGCCGTACCAGCTGGTGGCTGGTGACGCGCGAGATCCCGTCCACACCGAAGGTGAAGGAGGCGTGCTCCAGCACCGACTGGTGCCCAAGCGACATGATCTTGTCCAGGAATTTTTTGACGTCAGCGCCGGAGAGTTTGTCCTTGAGCGCCTCGATGTCGGCCGACGAATAGCAGAGCCGGGCGGCCAGGGCGATGGTCAACTCGGGATCGGGGGTGTGCTGCAGAAGGGCAACCTTCATGAAGATCCTTCACATGCTGCGTTGTTTTGCAATCGGGCCATAGAAAACGAAACAAGGGGATTTCGCCATAGACAAAATCCCCTCCGAACGGATTCGCAACCGCGAAAGCCTACTTCTCCAGGTTGTATCTCTTGCGGAAGCGCTCGACACGGCCTGCGGTGTCGATGAGCTTCTGCTTGCCGGTGTAGAACGGGTGGCACTGCGAGCAGATCTCGGTGGAGATCTCCGCTTTGGTGGAACGGGTCTGGAACTGGTTACCGCACAGGCACTTTACGGTAATTTCTTCGTACTTGGGGTGGATCCCTTCTTTCATATCTTCCTCCTGGCGGGGCGCACCCCGTTATCTAACTTTGATGTTCTTGCCGGAAAGTAGTCATAAATAGCACCTTCACTGCAAGATTTCAACACTTTTTTACTTGCTCATGGAATCGAGGAAGGCCTGGTTGGTCTTGGTCCCCTGCAGCTTGGAGATCAGGAACTCCATGGAATCGACCACGTTCATGGGATGGAGCACCTTCCGGAGGATCCAGATGCGGTTCAAAGAGGCCTGCGGGATAAGGAGTTCTTCTTTCCTGGTGCCCGACTTGTTGATGTCGATGGCGGGGAAGGTCCTCTTCTCGACCAGCTTGCGGTCCAGGTGGAGCTCCATGTTGCCGGTGCCCTTGAACTCTTCGAAGATGACCTCGTCCATCTTGGAGCCGGTATCGACCAGGGCAGTGGCGATGATGGTGAGCGAGCCCCCTTCCTCGATGTTACGCGCCGCGCCGAAGAAGCGCTTCGGCTTGTGCAGGGCGTTGGAGTCGACACCACCGGAGAGGATCTTGCCGGAGGGCGGGATCACGGTGTTGTAGGCGCGGGCCAGACGGGTGATGGAGTCGAGCAGGATAACGACGTCGCGCTTGTGCTCGACCAGGCGCTTGGCCTTCTCGATGACCATCTCGGCCACCTGGATGTGGCGGGAGGCCGGCTCGTCGAAGGTGGAGGAGATGACCTCACCCTTAACGGAGCGCTGCATGTCGGTAACCTCTTCCGGGCGCTCGTCGATCAAGAGGACGATCAGGAACACCTCGGGATGGTTCAGCGCGATGGAGTTGGCGATGTTCTGGATCAGCATGGTCTTGCCGGTGCGCGGCGGAGCGACGATCAGGCCCCTCTGCCCCTTGCCGATCGGTGCGACCAGCTCCATGACACGGCTCGACATGTTGTCCGGGGTGGTCTCGAGGATGAGCTTCTCTTCCGGGTAGAGCGGGGTCAGGTTGTCGAAGAGGATCTTGTCGCGGGCGACCTCGGGAGACTCGTGATTGACGGTCTCGACCTTCAGGAGCGCGAAGTAACGCTCCCCTTCTTTGGGCGGCCTGATCTGGCCGGCAACGGTGTCGCCGGTATGCAGGTTGAAGCGGCGGATCTGGGACGGCGACACGTAGATGTCGTCCGGACCCGGCAGATAGTTGTAATCCGGCGCCCTCAGGAAGCCGAACCCGTCAGGCAGGGTCTCGAGGACCCCCTCGCCGAAGATCATGCCGTTCTTCTCGGTCTGGGCGTTGAGGATAGCGAAGATCAGGTCCTGTTTCCTGAGACTGGACGCCCCCTCGATGTTCAACGCCTTGGCAATGGCCGTGAGATCGTTGATTTTCTTTTCTTTAAGTTCCTGTAGGTTCATCTGTTCTCCTGATATGGCGCAAATATAGATCTAACGGCAAAATGCCTGACTGGGAATATGGGAATGTCTCACCGATGCGGCATGGGTAACATGCGAGGCGTGCCTGACGAGCGCTATCGTGTAAAGGATCTGTGAGTAAGTACGCCTTGAATTTATTCTTGAGGTGTCGGTACCGGTTCGGTATGAGAAAAAAATTGGGGTATTAAAAGGTGTCTGCAAAAGGTCTTATTGAGGATATTGAGAATTTATACCCTTCCCCTCGTTACCTTGTCAACTTTATTTTTTCCGTCCTTTATAGCCGGGGCGGCGCCCGAACAACTGGAACCTACAGGGATTCCACGGCTGAAGGTGGTCAAATTATTGGCTCTCATTCCGGATAGTTGACGCTACAGACCCCGTTTCCGGGCCTTGGTCAACATCTTTTGCAGTATCGGTGCCATACTTGGCACCGCTGCGCCGCTTTCTGCGAGCCTTCTGCCTTTTCAGCTTTTCCGCAGCCAATTCTTTCTTGGTCATGCCGCCGCCGGCCCCCTCGATCTTCTCCAGCAGCAGCCGCCGCGCCAGGAACCGGTTCAGTGACTGGCTGCGCGATTCCATGCATTTCACTTCCAGCCCGCTGGGGAGGTGTTTCAGGTAGACGCAGGACGAGCTCTTGTTGACGTGCTGACCGCCGCGGCCTGAGGAATGGACAAAGCGCTCCTCCAGGTCCTTCTCCGCGATCCCGAGCTGTTCCATCTTCGCCTTCAGCCAGCGGTTCTTTTCCTCGCTCACCGCAAAATCAGCCATTGCCCCCTCCCTTCTTCGAGTCCGGCCATGATAGCGTCCGGCAATGGGGAAGTCAAAAGGTGCCGACAAGAGGACGAACGGGAGCACCCGTAATCCCGAAAGAGATTGCTACTGGCAAATAACTATTTGCCCTGCCAAAGCCCCACCCACACCGCCCGATGGCTAGCGAGGTCCGGGGCCGCCGTAAGGGAGAATAATTGTTCGCCCTTGCAGGTCGCGGAACGACAACCTGGGCCTCCTTGGTATAATCTCCGGCTGATTCCGGAGGTGCGTTTATGACAGCTATCAGCAGGCGCGCATTCCTAGCCGGCGGGATCGCCTTTTTTCCCTACCTCTACTACCAGCGGGTTTCGGTGGCGGTGCGGCGCTACCGGGTGCCGGTGCACAACCTACCCCCACCTTTCCACGGCTTCACCATCCTGCATATCACCGACCTGCACGACAAGGAATTCGGGGACCACGGTGAGGATCTGCTTGCGATACTGCGTCCATTGCACTTTGACCTCGTGGCCGTCACGGGAGACCTGGTGCTGCGGACCTCGCCAAGGGTGGAGGCAGCCCTCGAATTGATCAGGGGAATTCGCAGCTTTTCCAAGAGCCCGATCTTCTCGGTGAGCGGCAATCACGAATGGGGCGCGCAACTGGCACCGCAAGTCAACGCGGAACTGGAACAGGCTGGTGTCAGGGTGCTGACCAACGAAGCGGAGCTGCTGCGAGGTGGGGAGGACCGGCTCTGGGTGGCCGGGGTGGACGATCCCGTAACCGGAAGGGCGAACTTGACGCAGGCGCTAAGCCGTACTGATACCCGCCAACCGCGCCTGCTGCTGGCCCATTCGCCGCACCCCTTCCCGCAGGCGGTGCAGGACGGTGTGGACCTGATGCTGGTTGGCCACACCCACGGGGGACAGATCCGCGTCCCCTTGATCGGCGCCCTCTACGTTCCCTTCATGGGTTACCTGCCAAGGTGGGATTACGGCCTGTACCGACAAGGGAAGAGCACCATGATCGTCAACGGCGGTCTGGGGGAGAGTGGGGTCCCGATCCGCATCAACAACCCTCCCGAAGTGGCGCTGGTAACCCTGTACCCTTCGGACCCCACCCAGTTCTCAGCAAAGGAGGTAATGGGCTAGTCGCGCGTCGTCGGCATGACGACGTCGGCCATAATATCCGCGATCCGCTGCGCCGACAGGCGGGCGTTGTT
This window of the Geomonas agri genome carries:
- the murA gene encoding UDP-N-acetylglucosamine 1-carboxyvinyltransferase encodes the protein MEKLVIKGGNKLSGEVTVSGSKNAALPIFISTILAPGCHTISNVPFLRDINTTIKVLEKLGARVDGRGNVVKIDTTDLNSWEATYDLVRTMRASVLVLGPLLARFGQARVSLPGGCAIGARPINLHLKGLAALGAEITLEHGYVEAKAKKLKGARINFDISTVGGTEQLLMAAATAQGETILENAAREPEIVDLADILTKMGANIEGAGTDTIRIKGVEQLTAAEHAVMPDRIEAGTFMIASAITGGDVKIKNMRLEHLDALTFKLQDAGVEIINKDNVVRVKGPKKIRNVNIKTRPYPGFPTDMQAQFMALMCIAEGASVISENIFENRFMHVSELLRFGADIICEGNSATVKGVKKLSGAPVMATDLRASASLILAALAADNTSEISRIYHLDRGYENIEKKLAGLGADIVRVPDVDAP
- the prmC gene encoding peptide chain release factor N(5)-glutamine methyltransferase, with amino-acid sequence MTTTPEKWDVLKVLNWTKGYLAEKGVENPRLEAEWMLCEALSLDRVGLYLNFDKPLSDAELAAYRTMVARRGKREPLQYILGTQEFMGLEFRVTPAVLIPRHDTEVLVTEAINRATAANSILDIGTGSGCVAIALAKSMPQAEVCTVDVSAEALEVARGNADRNEAAVQFFQGSLFEPFAGRRFDMVVSNPPYIPNSELATLQAEVRGFEPMGALDGGADGLDFYRRIVGDAPGYLNPGGWLIFEVGAGQAPQVLGLLKAGGFAGEAFTQTDPAGIERVVGGRLTA
- the prfA gene encoding peptide chain release factor 1, translated to MFDKIADLETRFGELESLLSDPEVLANQVEFRKLSKEHAGLSELIAAYREYKKVLSDIEGNQELLKEPDQEMREMAQAELETLEERREQLESEIQLLLLPKDPNDDKSVVLEIRAGTGGDESALFAGDLFRMYSRFAETNRWKVEVISASESERGGFKEVIALVEGDGVFAKLKYESGTHRVQRVPETEAQGRIHTSACTVAVMPEAEDVDIDINPADLKIDVYRSSGAGGQHVNTTDSAVRITHLPTGTVVACQEERSQIKNRAKAMKVLKSRILDNIVMEQNAKMAADRKSQVGSGDRSERIRTYNFPQGRMTDHRIGLTLYRLDSIMAGDIAEIADALRAHYQMEALQAQSEGM
- a CDS encoding DUF1385 domain-containing protein — encoded protein: MSKINIGGQAVLEGVMMRAPRSMAIAVRRPDGDISVKSETVIPLSERFPITKLPIVRGAVALFSSLIIGIKALNFSANEALAEDEEKEEVNSWAIAGTMAAAFGFGILLFFILPLYLTKLLVPIIGDSNIVFNLVDGVIRVAVFLIYIIGISRMKDIQRVFQYHGAEHKSIFTFEAGEELTVDNVRKYSCLHPRCGTSFLLIVMLVSIVVFSLIPKLWPFYFKAGSRVILLPMIAGLSYEVLKWTAKHDNHALVRMVIAPGLALQRLTTREPDDSQIEVAIKSMQVALELNDGFKDDRLVV
- the thyX gene encoding FAD-dependent thymidylate synthase, with protein sequence MKVALLQHTPDPELTIALAARLCYSSADIEALKDKLSGADVKKFLDKIMSLGHQSVLEHASFTFGVDGISRVTSHQLVRHRVASFSQQSQRYVSHKERFAVVTPQSIADNPKHLELFEAQVASLHAAYAALVEAGVPAEDARYLLPNATETKIIITMNARELLHFFAVRCCERAQWEIRAMAIEMLRLVKPVAPTVFDKAGPGCLAGPCPEGAMCCGKMADVREFFREM
- the rpmE gene encoding 50S ribosomal protein L31, translating into MKEGIHPKYEEITVKCLCGNQFQTRSTKAEISTEICSQCHPFYTGKQKLIDTAGRVERFRKRYNLEK